The proteins below come from a single Miscanthus floridulus cultivar M001 chromosome 1, ASM1932011v1, whole genome shotgun sequence genomic window:
- the LOC136462359 gene encoding uncharacterized protein: MVVAAFHHRRVLPLMAWRRCLFEMRPDEPIKGIRMSTSALFDEEILRWVREMVEAKPRSGGLTPIVMHPSWGFLSLTGEGAPLPCEAEARESDGAKAPSVAEATEVEAPRASKAEATEAGVPRTIEAAATAGAPGTTEATVAEADVSAAKSVAQELEMKAAEASVAPLVQGLPLLWESAQEAEVHPISSNDTSWAQEVVDAEVAGTMEQLAPTLGEGSSALVQSVEVEDLCLCGANMKAMVMAAQEQVAPLAARVKELEEELTRMTGDRDAFRSRAGEATASIKALAGQLGTEQGAHQLMKGALDEALKAAEASQTEAMV; encoded by the exons atggtcgtggctgccttccaccaccggagggtgctgccgctgatggcttggcggcggtgcctattcgagatgagaccggatgagccgatcaagggcatccggatgtccaccTCCGCCCTCTTCGATGAGGAGATTCTTCGCtgggtgagggagatggtggaggcgaagccGAGGAGCGGTGGTTTGACCCCCATCGTGATGCAcccgtcgtgggggttcctctccCTA acaggggagggagcgcctctgccctgcgaggccgaggctcgtgagtcagatggggccaaggcgccctcagttgccgaggccaccgaggttGAGGCCCCCCGGGCCTCCAaggccgaggcgacggaggctggggtgcccaggaccatcgaggcggcggcgacggccggagcccctgggaccaccgaggccacggtgGCAGAGGCTGATGTGAGTGCGGCGAAGTCGGTGGCCCAGGAActagagatgaaggcggcggaggcctcagtGGCGCCCCTAGTCCAAGGCCTGCCGCTGTTGTGGGAGAGCGCCCAGGAGGcggaggtccatccgatctcctccaATGATACTTCCTGGGcacaggaggtggtcgacgccgaggtggcTGGCACCATGGAACAGCTAGCTCCGACCCTAGGTGAGGGGAGCTCAGCCCTCGTGCAG agcgtggaggtggaggacctctgcctatGTGGTGCCAACATGAAGGCCATGGTGATGGCAgctcaggagcaggtcgcccccttggcggcgcgggtcaaggagttggaggaggagctaaccCGCATGACCGGTGATCGGGACGCCTTCAGGTCCCGAGCTGGAGAAGCCACGGCCTCTATCAAGgcccttgctgggcagctagggacggagcagggtgcgcaccagctgatgaaaggtgccttggatgaggccctcaagGCGGCTGAGGCTTCCCAGACCGAGGCTATGGtctag